From the Actinomycetota bacterium genome, one window contains:
- a CDS encoding MFS transporter, with protein MEAPSCQASSGFWVLLGTILASSMAFIDGSALGVALPAMQADLGASGAQLLWVVDGYLLTLAAFLLIGGALGDKFGRKRVFMIGIAIFSLASLGSGFSPTANFLIGARFIQGVGGALMIPGSLAIISACFGRERRGRAIGTWSAVTTIVVVVGPFLGGVLADAGLWRGVFLINLPLAASALVVLHLKVPESRDEQRGRVDLAGAALAASGLAALTYGFISAPRDGFSAPSIYGTLAAGAILLTLLVVVEHLSSHPMVPLHLFHSRVFSGANLLTLFLYGSLSVSVFFLPLNFVQVQGYSALQAGLSFMPFSIILALMSRWAGGLVDRYGPRLPLTIGPSLVLIGFLLLSLPGLTRGPSKFWVTYLPGILFFGVGMGVTVAPLTTTVMSALPDHYVGTASGVNNAVSRVAGVLTIAIIGSVALLSFTDQLGNSAGDLGLSAQARQALVAESSRLGEAEVPAVVPPEQAAAVENAIKESFVHAFRTVMIICAVMAGLSVVMVQMLIRRDSLMNISAD; from the coding sequence ATGGAAGCTCCCTCATGCCAGGCTTCCAGCGGTTTTTGGGTGCTGCTGGGAACCATCCTCGCGTCAAGCATGGCGTTCATCGACGGCTCGGCGCTGGGCGTGGCCCTGCCGGCGATGCAAGCTGACCTCGGGGCCAGTGGCGCCCAACTGCTTTGGGTGGTCGACGGCTACCTGCTGACGCTGGCCGCCTTTCTGCTGATAGGCGGGGCGCTGGGCGACAAGTTCGGCCGCAAGCGCGTGTTCATGATCGGCATCGCGATATTCTCGCTGGCGTCGCTGGGCAGCGGGTTCTCGCCGACAGCGAATTTTCTCATCGGCGCGCGCTTCATCCAGGGGGTCGGCGGCGCTCTGATGATCCCCGGCAGCCTGGCGATCATCTCGGCCTGCTTCGGCCGGGAGCGGCGCGGACGCGCCATCGGCACCTGGTCGGCGGTCACCACCATCGTGGTAGTGGTCGGGCCCTTCCTCGGAGGGGTCCTGGCGGATGCCGGGCTCTGGCGCGGGGTGTTTCTGATAAACCTGCCGCTGGCCGCGTCGGCGCTGGTAGTGCTCCATCTGAAGGTTCCCGAAAGCCGGGATGAGCAGCGCGGCCGCGTCGATCTGGCTGGCGCCGCCCTGGCCGCTTCGGGCCTGGCGGCGCTGACTTACGGCTTCATCTCGGCTCCCCGGGACGGCTTCAGCGCGCCTTCGATCTACGGCACGCTGGCGGCGGGCGCCATACTTCTGACCCTGCTGGTAGTCGTCGAACATTTGAGCAGCCATCCGATGGTGCCGCTGCATCTGTTTCACTCGCGGGTGTTCAGCGGCGCCAACCTGTTGACGCTGTTCCTGTATGGGAGTCTGAGCGTCTCCGTCTTTTTCCTGCCGCTGAATTTTGTGCAGGTGCAGGGGTACAGCGCCCTCCAGGCCGGCCTCTCGTTCATGCCGTTCTCGATTATCCTGGCTCTGATGTCGCGTTGGGCCGGCGGGTTGGTGGACCGCTACGGGCCGAGGCTGCCTTTGACCATAGGTCCGTCACTTGTGCTGATCGGCTTCCTGCTGCTGTCGCTCCCCGGTCTTACCCGAGGGCCTTCGAAGTTTTGGGTCACTTACCTGCCGGGCATCCTCTTCTTCGGCGTCGGCATGGGCGTGACCGTGGCGCCGCTGACCACCACCGTCATGAGCGCCCTGCCCGACCACTATGTTGGCACCGCCTCCGGGGTGAATAATGCGGTCTCCCGGGTGGCGGGGGTGCTGACGATCGCCATCATCGGTTCGGTCGCCCTGCTGTCGTTCACGGATCAGCTGGGCAATAGCGCCGGCGATCTGGGGTTGTCGGCCCAGGCCAGGCAGGCGCTTGTAGCTGAATCATCCCGCCTGGGCGAAGCCGAAGTGCCGGCAGTGGTGCCTCCGGAGCAGGCAGCCGCGGTGGAGAACGCGATCAAGGAATCATTCGTCCACGCTTTTCGCACGGTGATGATCATTTGCGCGGTGATGGCCGGATTGAGCGTGGTGATGGTGCAGATGCTGATTCGCCGCGACTCGCTGATGAACATCTCGGCGGATTGA
- a CDS encoding flavodoxin family protein, producing MTIKALFLNCTLKKSPQVSNTEALIRKVIAIMEPLGVEAEIVRVVDHNVAFGVSADEGAGDGWPAILQKIRETDILVFGTPIWFGVRSSVAQQVIERLDATYEEADERTGQFLLYNKVAGCIVTGNEDGAHDTAGTTLFNLSHLGCTVPPNCDSYWVGDAGPGPSYIEAGGEKHMYTNKTARYLAHNTVYFARLLKGNPITTNLNNLMEEARAESADVCPVRHGISK from the coding sequence GTGACAATCAAAGCGCTCTTTCTGAACTGCACCCTCAAAAAATCGCCGCAGGTCTCGAACACCGAGGCGCTGATACGGAAAGTAATCGCAATCATGGAGCCTCTGGGAGTAGAGGCCGAGATCGTCAGGGTGGTGGACCACAACGTAGCCTTCGGCGTCTCTGCCGACGAGGGCGCCGGCGACGGCTGGCCGGCCATTCTGCAGAAGATCCGGGAAACCGACATCCTCGTCTTCGGCACGCCGATCTGGTTCGGGGTGCGCTCATCGGTGGCCCAGCAGGTGATCGAACGCCTTGACGCCACCTATGAGGAAGCTGACGAGCGCACGGGCCAGTTCCTGCTCTACAACAAGGTGGCCGGCTGCATAGTCACCGGCAACGAGGACGGCGCCCATGACACCGCCGGCACTACATTGTTCAATCTCTCCCATCTGGGGTGCACGGTGCCGCCCAACTGCGACAGTTACTGGGTGGGCGACGCCGGCCCCGGACCCAGCTATATCGAAGCCGGCGGCGAGAAGCACATGTACACCAACAAGACGGCGCGCTACCTCGCCCACAACACCGTCTATTTCGCGCGGCTGCTGAAGGGCAATCCGATCACCACCAATCTCAATAATCTGATGGAAGAGGCCAGGGCCGAGAGCGCCGACGTCTGCCCCGTGCGCCACGGCATCTCGAAATGA
- a CDS encoding IscS subfamily cysteine desulfurase, with translation MRRDTICGICPAGCWVTAELKDGRLVSVEAQQDTPLGMICKLGEHSPEMVYSPHRLQYPMRRTGPRGSGRFGRITWDEAMETIASRLKQTREEHGAEACGIYTGRGSFDLALCDVFQPKDTAVSSASSVLFPFGSPNTFGVGALCYVSYAMIAPHVTMGGMLINMDSELEQAELIVVWGANPATDSPPMAHKQIMEARQRGAEVVVIDPRRNGTARECGAEWVPIRPGTDGALALSMIEVLIEEDLYDEQFVNEWTVGFEELSRYVQHFRPEAVEEITWVPAGTIRSLARRIAGARGASPVMYTGLEYSDSGVQAIRATMVLWALAGQLDVPGGRVFRMRENAFPVNRNGLVANPAVKRAIGRDRFPVYSKYRGESHAISLPEAVLEERPYPIKSLLVLGGSIITSWPQPDIWRRTLESLDFLVTIDRQLTADSAYADIVLPATTGFENTSYMTYGSMFRIRERLIEPVGEARNDLLILGELAGRLGYGEFYPQSEEELLEHVLHGSGFTPDDVRAAGGSVSVPSVMMQYKKWQKGGLRADGQPGFETPSGKFEIASSILEEHGYEPLPAYTEPREGPLASPELAGEYPLVFNSGARVRTDFRSQHHGVYSLASAAPEPQVTINSIDAAERGISGGDEVIVATPRGQLRFRAFVTDNIVRGAIDANMGGGGPVGPEAWRDCNVNGLTDLQRYDPISGFPVYKSLLCDVMPVKAAGRASAAGRRRSRAGLDTAIASARTGSARTGSSGSGSSGSAGRDPANERASRKRALKQTGPSIYLDHNATTPIDPEVVEAMLPFLKDRFGNPSSIHTAGASAREALDGARRSLAQTINCTARRVIFTGSGSEADNLAVKGMAFAAGSGHIITSAIEHPAILASCRSLEKFGFDITYLPVGAGGIVNPRSLDSAIRNDTILVSVMLANNETGAIQPIADLAAIARERGVPFHCDAVQALGKIPVDVEELGVDMLSVSGHKIHAPKGVGALFVRRGIRLEPLIDGGNQEDRRRAGTENVAAIAGFARAAEQAVKRLPDMQRVAGLRDRLQQGLTELVEGARVNGDQARRLPNTLNMTLPGLRGESLVLRLDRMGIALSSGSACKSGSPDPSHALLALGLPADDAHCSVRFSLGQGNTEDEIEQVLRALSEVIQESMSAIRFVPCR, from the coding sequence GTGCGCCGCGACACCATCTGTGGGATCTGCCCGGCCGGCTGCTGGGTGACCGCCGAACTCAAGGACGGCAGGCTGGTGAGCGTCGAGGCCCAGCAGGACACGCCCCTGGGAATGATCTGCAAACTCGGCGAGCACTCGCCGGAGATGGTCTACTCGCCGCACCGTTTGCAGTACCCGATGCGTCGCACCGGCCCGCGCGGCTCGGGGCGGTTCGGGCGCATAACCTGGGACGAGGCCATGGAGACGATCGCCTCGCGCCTTAAACAGACCCGCGAGGAGCACGGAGCCGAGGCCTGCGGCATCTACACCGGCCGCGGCAGTTTCGACCTGGCGCTCTGCGACGTCTTCCAGCCGAAGGACACCGCGGTCTCCTCGGCTTCCAGCGTGCTGTTCCCCTTCGGTTCGCCCAACACTTTCGGCGTGGGCGCGCTCTGTTACGTCTCCTACGCCATGATCGCGCCGCACGTCACCATGGGCGGCATGCTCATCAACATGGATTCAGAACTCGAACAGGCCGAACTGATCGTGGTCTGGGGCGCCAATCCGGCAACCGATTCGCCGCCGATGGCGCACAAGCAGATCATGGAAGCCCGCCAGCGCGGCGCCGAGGTCGTGGTCATCGACCCGCGCCGCAATGGCACCGCGCGCGAGTGCGGCGCCGAGTGGGTGCCGATCCGGCCCGGGACCGACGGCGCCCTGGCGCTCAGCATGATCGAGGTCCTGATCGAGGAAGACCTCTACGACGAGCAGTTTGTCAACGAATGGACGGTCGGCTTTGAGGAACTCTCCCGTTACGTGCAGCACTTCCGGCCCGAAGCCGTCGAGGAGATCACCTGGGTCCCGGCCGGGACGATCCGCAGCCTGGCGCGGCGCATCGCCGGCGCCCGCGGGGCCAGCCCGGTCATGTACACCGGCCTGGAATATTCCGATTCAGGCGTGCAGGCGATCAGGGCGACGATGGTGCTCTGGGCGCTGGCCGGCCAGCTCGACGTTCCCGGCGGGCGCGTATTCCGCATGCGCGAGAACGCCTTTCCCGTAAACCGAAACGGCCTGGTGGCCAATCCCGCCGTCAAGCGCGCCATCGGCCGCGACCGCTTCCCCGTCTACAGCAAGTACCGCGGCGAGTCGCACGCGATCTCGCTGCCGGAGGCGGTGCTCGAAGAGCGCCCTTACCCGATCAAGAGCCTGCTCGTGCTTGGAGGCTCGATCATCACTTCCTGGCCGCAGCCCGACATCTGGCGGCGCACCCTGGAGAGCCTGGATTTCCTGGTCACCATCGACCGGCAGCTGACAGCCGACTCCGCTTACGCCGATATCGTCCTGCCGGCGACCACCGGTTTTGAGAACACCTCATATATGACATATGGTTCGATGTTCCGTATACGCGAGCGGCTGATAGAACCCGTTGGCGAGGCCCGCAACGATCTGCTCATCCTGGGAGAGCTGGCCGGCCGCCTGGGCTACGGCGAGTTCTATCCCCAATCGGAGGAAGAGCTGCTGGAGCACGTGCTTCACGGCTCCGGGTTTACTCCGGACGATGTCAGGGCCGCGGGCGGCAGTGTCAGCGTGCCCTCGGTGATGATGCAGTACAAGAAATGGCAGAAGGGCGGGCTCAGAGCGGATGGGCAACCGGGCTTCGAAACGCCTTCGGGGAAGTTCGAGATCGCCTCGTCAATACTCGAGGAACACGGCTACGAGCCGCTGCCGGCCTACACCGAACCGCGGGAAGGGCCGCTGGCTTCGCCGGAGCTCGCCGGGGAATATCCGCTGGTGTTCAACTCCGGCGCCCGTGTGCGCACCGATTTCCGCTCGCAGCATCACGGTGTCTACAGCCTGGCCTCGGCGGCGCCCGAGCCGCAAGTGACCATCAATTCCATCGATGCCGCCGAGCGCGGCATCTCCGGCGGCGACGAGGTCATCGTCGCCACACCCCGCGGACAGCTGCGCTTTCGCGCTTTTGTGACTGACAACATCGTGCGGGGCGCCATCGACGCCAACATGGGCGGCGGCGGGCCCGTCGGCCCCGAGGCCTGGCGGGATTGCAACGTCAACGGACTCACCGACCTGCAGCGTTACGACCCCATCTCGGGATTCCCTGTTTATAAATCTCTTCTTTGTGATGTGATGCCGGTCAAGGCCGCGGGGCGCGCGAGCGCCGCCGGCCGGCGGCGCTCGCGCGCCGGCCTCGACACCGCCATCGCCAGCGCGCGTACCGGCAGCGCGCGTACCGGCAGTTCCGGTTCCGGCAGTTCCGGTTCAGCCGGCCGAGATCCCGCAAACGAGCGTGCGAGCCGAAAACGCGCCCTCAAACAAACCGGTCCGTCGATCTACCTGGATCACAACGCCACAACCCCTATCGATCCCGAGGTCGTGGAGGCCATGCTGCCCTTCCTCAAGGACCGTTTTGGCAACCCTTCCAGCATCCACACTGCCGGCGCCTCCGCGCGCGAGGCCCTCGACGGAGCCCGGCGCAGCCTGGCCCAGACTATCAACTGCACCGCCCGCCGCGTCATCTTCACCGGCAGCGGCTCGGAGGCGGACAACCTGGCCGTCAAGGGCATGGCTTTCGCCGCCGGCAGCGGTCACATAATCACCTCGGCCATAGAGCATCCGGCGATACTTGCGTCATGCCGTTCTCTGGAAAAATTTGGCTTCGATATCACTTATCTGCCGGTCGGCGCCGGCGGCATCGTCAACCCGCGATCTCTCGACAGCGCCATCAGAAACGACACCATCCTCGTCTCGGTGATGCTCGCCAACAACGAGACCGGCGCCATCCAGCCGATCGCCGACCTGGCGGCGATAGCGCGCGAGCGCGGAGTCCCCTTCCATTGCGATGCGGTCCAGGCGCTTGGCAAGATACCGGTCGACGTCGAGGAGCTCGGCGTCGACATGCTCTCGGTATCGGGGCACAAGATCCACGCGCCCAAGGGCGTCGGCGCCCTGTTCGTGCGCCGCGGCATCCGGCTGGAGCCGCTGATCGACGGCGGCAACCAGGAGGACCGCCGCCGCGCCGGCACCGAGAACGTCGCCGCCATCGCCGGCTTCGCCCGCGCCGCCGAGCAGGCGGTCAAACGCCTTCCGGACATGCAACGCGTCGCCGGCCTGCGCGACCGCCTGCAGCAGGGCCTCACCGAACTGGTGGAAGGCGCCCGCGTCAACGGCGATCAGGCCCGGCGGCTTCCCAATACGCTCAACATGACCCTGCCGGGCCTGCGCGGCGAATCGCTGGTGCTGAGGCTCGACCGTATGGGCATCGCCCTCTCCTCGGGCTCGGCCTGCAAGTCAGGCTCCCCCGATCCGTCCCACGCGCTGCTGGCGCTGGGGCTGCCGGCGGACGACGCACATTGCTCGGTTCGGTTTTCCCTGGGTCAGGGTAATACAGAGGATGAGATCGAACAGGTACTGAGGGCTCTCTCCGAGGTGATCCAGGAATCCATGAGCGCCATCAGGTTTGTTCCCTGCAGATGA
- the egtD gene encoding L-histidine N(alpha)-methyltransferase: MSVPEQMMTSGNRNTGIGADLEIDRTADGADCLGEEAVNQFALMVVRGLSDQPRRLDSRYLYDANGSFIFERICEQPEYYLTRTEAGILADAAAGIARHTGHVTLIELGSGSSIKTRLLLDAYCERYGSVKYAPVDISKSILEEAEADICAAHPAVEVHSLHGDFEQAFPLLGTLSPSMLLFLGSTIGNLDSHEAALFWDRVSLSLSSGDFCLLGVDINENAGSLHSAYNDAAGFSEAFTRNIFIRMNRELGASLDPDLIDHVAHYDRKWRRVEIFAHFLEEQEIAIEPLGSTFRIGAGEYILTEVSRKFRLEQMVPYLGTFGLETQRIFTDSGKRFAVLLLRRK; encoded by the coding sequence GTGAGCGTGCCCGAACAGATGATGACATCCGGTAACAGAAACACCGGGATCGGCGCGGACCTGGAAATTGACAGAACCGCGGACGGCGCCGACTGCCTGGGCGAAGAAGCGGTCAACCAGTTCGCCCTGATGGTCGTCCGGGGCTTAAGCGACCAGCCCCGCCGGCTCGACAGCCGCTACCTCTACGACGCCAACGGCAGTTTCATCTTCGAACGCATCTGCGAGCAGCCGGAGTATTACCTGACGCGCACCGAGGCCGGCATCCTCGCCGATGCCGCCGCCGGGATCGCCCGGCACACCGGTCACGTCACCCTGATCGAACTGGGTTCCGGCAGCTCCATCAAGACACGCCTGCTGCTGGACGCATACTGCGAACGCTACGGGTCGGTGAAATACGCTCCCGTGGACATCAGCAAATCCATCCTGGAAGAGGCCGAAGCGGACATCTGCGCCGCGCATCCGGCCGTAGAGGTCCATTCCCTGCACGGCGACTTCGAGCAGGCCTTCCCCCTGCTGGGAACCCTGTCGCCATCGATGCTGCTCTTCCTGGGAAGCACCATCGGCAACCTCGACAGCCATGAGGCGGCGCTATTCTGGGACCGGGTCTCGCTGAGCCTGTCATCGGGCGATTTCTGCCTGCTGGGAGTCGACATCAACGAGAACGCCGGCTCGCTGCACTCCGCCTATAACGACGCCGCCGGCTTCAGTGAAGCATTCACCCGCAACATTTTCATCCGCATGAACCGCGAGCTGGGCGCGTCGCTGGACCCGGATCTGATCGATCATGTGGCGCATTACGACCGCAAGTGGCGCCGCGTGGAGATCTTCGCGCATTTCCTCGAGGAACAGGAGATCGCGATCGAGCCCCTCGGCTCCACCTTCCGGATCGGCGCCGGCGAGTACATCCTCACCGAGGTCAGCCGCAAGTTCCGGCTCGAACAGATGGTGCCTTATCTCGGCACTTTCGGACTGGAGACCCAGAGGATCTTCACCGACAGCGGCAAGCGCTTCGCGGTGCTGCTGCTGCGAAGGAAATAG
- a CDS encoding VOC family protein, whose protein sequence is MLANSPIAPTLPAMDLRRARGFYEGKLGLKVIQATDQDVMYECGAGTMLYVWQREPSQTDHTEAAFKVDNIEKEVAELKGKGVEFESYDMPGIKTDDDSIARIDGYKGAWFKDTEGNILSLTEM, encoded by the coding sequence ATGTTAGCCAACAGCCCGATAGCGCCGACGCTTCCCGCCATGGACCTGAGGCGGGCCCGTGGATTCTATGAAGGGAAGCTCGGACTCAAGGTAATCCAGGCGACCGATCAGGACGTCATGTATGAATGCGGCGCCGGCACCATGCTCTACGTCTGGCAGCGCGAGCCGAGCCAGACCGACCACACCGAAGCCGCCTTCAAGGTCGACAACATCGAGAAGGAAGTCGCGGAACTGAAGGGAAAAGGCGTGGAATTCGAGTCGTACGACATGCCGGGGATCAAGACCGACGATGACAGCATCGCCCGCATCGACGGCTACAAGGGAGCCTGGTTCAAGGATACCGAGGGTAATATCCTCAGCCTCACTGAGATGTAG
- a CDS encoding NADH:flavin oxidoreductase: protein MPVLSDPITADGLTLKNRIVMPPMANDLSSEKGEVTQKHLDHYRARAEADVGLIIIEHSYIVPEGKMSARQLGICDDSLVPGLKSLADTIRAAGSRSAIQLTHAGANTTAEVCGCQPVGPSDVAVPNRQEKPRPLTIDEIHALTAAYGDAARRAREAGFDAIEIHGAHGFLLCQFASPYTNQRTDEYGGSTGNRLRFPLEVIAAVREAAGPGFPLMYRFGASDFMQGGLALDEAKQIAPILVEAGICMLDISGGLCGSRPKDLGGMSGFFVPLAQSIKAVVDVPVIAVGGISDPVFANSVITEDKADLVAVGRALLKNPNWAREALQQLAE from the coding sequence ATGCCAGTACTTTCAGACCCCATCACCGCAGACGGTCTGACGCTCAAGAACCGCATCGTCATGCCGCCGATGGCCAACGACCTCTCCAGCGAGAAGGGCGAGGTGACACAGAAACACCTCGACCATTACCGCGCCCGCGCCGAAGCTGACGTCGGCCTCATCATCATCGAGCACAGCTACATCGTTCCCGAAGGCAAGATGTCGGCCAGGCAGCTGGGGATCTGCGATGACAGCCTGGTTCCCGGGCTGAAAAGCCTTGCCGACACCATTCGCGCCGCCGGATCCAGGAGCGCCATCCAGCTGACCCATGCCGGCGCCAACACCACCGCGGAGGTCTGCGGCTGCCAGCCGGTCGGGCCTTCCGACGTCGCCGTTCCCAACCGCCAGGAGAAGCCGCGCCCCCTCACGATCGATGAGATCCATGCGCTCACAGCAGCTTACGGCGACGCCGCCCGGCGCGCCCGCGAGGCCGGCTTCGACGCCATCGAGATCCACGGAGCCCATGGATTCCTGCTCTGCCAGTTCGCGTCGCCCTACACCAACCAGCGCACCGACGAATACGGCGGCAGCACCGGGAACCGCCTGCGCTTCCCGCTCGAGGTCATCGCCGCCGTGCGCGAGGCCGCCGGTCCCGGGTTCCCGCTCATGTACCGCTTCGGCGCCAGCGATTTCATGCAGGGAGGGCTCGCTCTCGATGAGGCGAAACAGATAGCGCCGATTCTGGTTGAAGCTGGAATATGCATGCTTGATATCTCGGGCGGCCTGTGTGGTTCGAGGCCCAAGGACCTCGGCGGCATGTCCGGCTTTTTCGTTCCCCTGGCCCAGAGCATCAAGGCTGTCGTCGATGTGCCGGTCATAGCCGTCGGCGGCATCAGCGACCCGGTCTTCGCCAACAGCGTCATCACCGAGGACAAGGCCGACCTGGTGGCGGTCGGCCGGGCGCTGCTGAAGAATCCCAACTGGGCGCGCGAGGCGCTGCAACAGCTGGCGGAATGA